GCAGAAACCagagaggacctattatgcaaatgttcaatgtttatgattgtattatctcctctcttctggaGTAAGGCCTGgtttgctctgattggtcagctcacCCATTCTGTTCTGATTGGTCAACTGCCAGTGAGGTTGAAGAGAACTTCATGCCCGTTGCAATACAGCATAAAACTGAAGTGAAAATGACCTGACATTTGCTGATTTCCAAAGCAAAGTACTGCTTGAAAATGATGCAAATCATTTGTTTGATAATAAATTATCCGAAGGTTATGATTGAAAAAGATTTTGATTGATTAGATTgaactctctttttttaagttttgtttttgggctttttgcctttattcaGATAGGGCGGTGAAGGCCTTtattcagataggacagtaagtatccgtctccgtcaatccgtcaatacatcgctatttaccttgtgggtagtagcatgctaacattagatagctggttcagacacctcgcaaatcccctcagacatatttttcagttacaataacagggtttttatattgtagtctatttctctgtaactttaaaaaaaatctaagcaaaaaaaagtcaaacaaacaacttttaggtataaatacgaccatctacggagtttttTTTAGCTTTGCGCTCCtgagacgtgagcataaacgagatctgattggctagcgcctgtgctgtcgtatttgcatgaaaggcgatttgattggctgacgaaAGCGTTGCCTCTCaaaaagttgaaaatgtttcaactTTCGCCCCATGAAATGCAAGCAACCCAACGGAACCCAAAGGAGGcacaattcagtttggcaacggatgacgtcaccccattcaaagtgaacaACAATATCAGTCAACgataacggatcaacgcattgcaaCGGACACGTATGAGCTTGGCATGAAACACTTCCTTTTTTAAACATgatggggggggcggggttgaATGTGGTGCCAGAATCTGAACAGataatggtgatgaggaacaggtgagACATGACTATGACCAGCATCCTAGGAGTAGGTGACACCAATATAGAGACATTAGTCACACATAGCTTCCTCTGCTCCTTTCATAGTCACGGGCTTCATGAAGGGGGACACGGTCAAACTGAAGGATCCTCAGACCGTCAGGACACAGTACTCTGGATACGGGTACAACCAAAACACTTTCAATGGTGTGGGTGAGGTAACAGGTAAGACCCTTATGGATTTACACTCACTTTCACTGCATGCAGAAGTACTGATGGAAATGATTCATGTGGACAATCTAACAAGAAATAAATTTGCATTCTATTTCCATGAGAATTTGTAGAATAAGAAACGTATTACCAATCGTATACAGTACTACTattgtgttaaataaataacaaatgtaTTCTCTTAGCTTTTAGAGAGCCCGATACCGTGACTGTTAACTTTCCTGGGCTCAATGGTTGGCAGGGGAGTTCTTCTCTGCTGGAACTGGTATTTGCAATAAAGAAAGAGCCATGATCATGATGAAGATTATTATGATCTCTTACATATTTACTTCCCCTTACGTTTATTTTGGACCGACCAAATCCACCCTAGATGTCACTCTATGCAAATGATCTGCTGATGCTCTATGCaaatacatttgacatttgaccTTTATTTTATGTAACATTATGAACAGCTGCAAAGATCACATCTTGAAATCATTCATGAATCGATTTCCTCGCTCTTCTTTCTGCCTTTGTTAGCGTGTAACAATCTCCATATTATGATCTATTAATAGTGTATGCCACTTTTGCAGTGTCACAGTAGAGTGGAATTTATTAACACAATGCAGCTTATATGTCAATGCGGCAATGCCTTTGTTTCTTGTTCATTAAGTTTAATCCAAAGAAGAATGACGACCTGTTAATCAGTTAAAGACTTAAGATGTTCTTTGAATTAATTTTGTTGTCATGTAAGGGTAGGTGCAAAGTAATGCACATTATACTGTATTTCACGGTTTTATCAGTGCCGATGTTGGAGTATATTTCACCTTGAGGCTTTATGAATAAACAAATTAATGTATTaattcatgtttgtttatgttgtctttTACTTGAGTGTCATCAAGAAATGATAGAGGATCAGATGGATAGACACGAGGGGGCTTTAGGGTCTacggtacagtgtgtgtgtgtgtttgtgtgtgtgtgtgtgtgtgtgtgtgtgtgtgtgtcagcctgaaaGTAGGCTAAAGAGCATCTCAGCCAACAGTAAGaggatattttattttagtacCACCTAGACAAGGTATCATGAATTAGTGTGACTAGTCATCACGATCATGGCATGGACATGGTCCTTTCTCAGCGATGGAAGATAGCAATATGTTGGTCACAGGTCGTAGCAACAGTGATTGGAAATACATGTGATTTGTTGGTAAGGCGATTGCCAAATGGCATTGGTTCCCATCTGAAACAAAGACTAGGAGATATCATAATAGGTTAGTGGTGTAGCTGAATATTGGAGCAACTCCCCCTGACTGCTTCTTTGTGTACATCTTGCTGACTGTGACGGCTTgatgaaataaaagaaaacaggaaaaaaggCGCCTGGGTGTGTCTAAAGTAATTAAGTAATTCAGTAATAGGaatttgtttctgtgtctctaaCCGAAGGTAAAAGCATTTATTGTCAATTTACACTGAATGCTCTTAATACATCAGTGACACTCTTGGTGTTTAGAGTTCTCAGTTCTGCTGTCATTTAGCTAGTTAACTTGCTAGTTTAAGGCCACTAATAGTCACTAAACTACAGAGCAGAGATGCTGAGATGGAGCAACATGGATGGACCCCACCAGTTTTCACAAGGTAACACTTAAaggaatctgcagaggatattAGCTCTCAAATATCTCCTGCTGGGTGGCAGATATTAAGAACCTCTAGATGTTCTTCAGTCGTAATTGTAATAGTATAGCGGGGTCTAATagtagcttgtgtgtgttatcggctacgttcgcgttgtcatgtcaaTCTAATTAATAGACTTAGCAtttcgattgtttaacagactggccgatttttaacaaactggccgataaccgacGCAGCTACGATAGAACCTTTGAGGAAAAGGCTTCAGGGCCCAGTTAGATTGGAGATATTAAGAACCTCTAAATGTTCTTCAGTCATAATCGTAGCAGAACCCTTGAAGTAAGGGCTTCAGGGCCCGCTCTGTCCCATACGGTCCCCTGTAGAGTTTGGGTTCAAGCCTCACCTATCAGACCCGACGGCTCTCTTCAGGCCCTTCAGGAACACCAGGGTCAGGTGTGCTTCTTTTGGGTTGCTGTTGAACTCTGCTGCTGATGCCACTTCCTTCAGTGCACTGTCGTAAACACCTAGAACATTAGAACACCTAAAACATTAGAATCGGAGCAGTAAAGGAACATTCTAGATCCATTAAATGAATACTCCACCCAAAAAGGATTGCACCCTCATGACATACTCAAGTGCCAACTTTGACACAGACAGCTGAGTGGTCTGCCATTCCTGGCATGTGCATGAAAGCACCAGCTCAaatcattcccaacatctgctctctcacatcattcccaacatctgttcaaatgaactatatcacatcattcccaacatctgttcaaatgaactaTATCACATAATTCCCAACATCTATTCAAATAAACTATATAACTTAATTCCCCAAATCTGTTCAAATTAACTATATCAGTactataaaatagggggatattTGATTGGATGAATCCCAAAAGGATCTGTATGAAGGTTGAATGAATAGGTGCCAATCGCCACAGATTGTCCGTTAAGAACAGATGATGTCAAAATCCCAATGACAAAGTAAGAACTGgatttatttccacacacacactctcaagacaTGAATGGCAGGATGAATATGGAATGACTGTTGATAGACATGAATAGGATGACAATGATAGAATGATCCGTGAATATTGACCAGGATGAACCATGGTTTCTACAGAAATGATAAATAACAAAGACGtacaaatatgaacaattatatACAACAAAGATGAATATAGTATATACACGATGAATATTACAGCTATGATATGAGTATGGATCTGTCCCTTTAAtgccgtgccgcgtaacggtgaacattccattatctCCGTTACCAGCGGTAACTCGTTAAAGTAGCAGTAACAGAGTGAAATACGAATGCTACGGATGATAATGATAAAAGTAACTAACAGATACTATCTACAATGATACTGACAGACTAAATCGCTAAATGACACATAACAACTGAACACTCACTATCTtaatgacgcacggcaagaacgAACGTGAATGGCTCTGATCTTTGAATCGTCCGATGAACTTCTGATGGCTgatgctcctctccagctttgCTTGACCAACAACTGGACAGAGGTGGGTTAGACTTAtataggggagaggggggatgaaGTTGAGCCATGAAACCGGACTTGGGGTAGCCAATGACTTTCAGAGCATTAGCTTTGCATCTGCAGCCCATGCATCCCTatggaactctgggatcaactgattgGGTGCCCTCTCTGTGGTCCCCAAACTCGTGAGTGGCCTGCGCAacggggtgcacagctggatgccgcTGGTAGAGACAGCCTTTTGAACAAGTACAATGTTGGCTGTGCATTGAGTAAACAAGTTGCACATTTTAGGATTCACATTAAAGGCATTAATGCTTCATCTGAgcacatttcttttcttcttgtttCCCCAACCTCCTTGTGTGCTTTTTCCCTTGTGACTTACCTCGGGTCCTGATCCTTAGGCGGTGTGGTAGGTGAACCTCTCTTttagtctgtgcatgtgtgcctgtgtggtaggtgaaactctcttttagtctgtgtatgtgtgcctgtgtggtaggtgaaactctttcttttagtctgtgtatgtgtgactgtgtgggagGTGAATGATTACCCTGCATATAGTAATTGGGTTGGACTGTAAGGACGATTAGGAGGAAGTACAGATACCAGCTGCCATAGAGGTCTTATGAGGTCATATCCTGTTGGActctctgtcagtgtttgtgtttggtgagaCCCTCTACCCAGACCCTACGTGTGCCTAGTCTAATGAATGCATTAGACACATATATGACTCATGAAAAGACAGCCCACTGCTTCACATGGAAAACAAAATGCTGGATGTTTACTTGAAAGACATTTAATatcttcagttcagttcaaaccATTAAAGGCGATCACTATGCATACATAATCTGAGCAGGCATGTCATTGGATCTGCTAACTGAAAGCCACAGCACCCCAGTCAGTAAGTGCTCTTGACCGTGCTCCTCCCTGCATGCTCTTCCCAGAGTAACTAATAACCTGGACTTCTGACCTTTTCCTATGGAACAAATTACCCAATACAGTCCATACACATGAGTCAGCATAGGCATACATAAGGGAGGTTATAAACCTGCACTTTGGAATTAACCAGAGAGGGGGCAGAACATGTTTTTATAGGCCAAGGGTGACTAGTCAGatgaattgtttttcttttgtaataTTATTAACATATTCTTTAATATGTTACGTGCTTGATAACTTCTTAAATGGGGTTGGCTTGAATGTCCAGTTGTGGGAAACCATGTCTCTTAATAACACAATCGTTTTCTAAAATGAATTAGGGAATTTCTAGACTTCTGCAATCTTGCCCTGTGCCTTTAAggcaggtgtgcacacacacaatcaggaagaaacacaaacactcccacttcTGGTGAAACGAGACCTATTTAGCTTTCCCTGTAGCCAGaacgtgtgtgcctgtgtggtaggtgaCATGGCCAGTGCTTCAGTGTTTCAGGATGAGTTCTGCTGTTCTATCTGTCTGGATCTGCTGACGGACCCGGTGACTGTtccctgtggacacagtttctgttTGAAGTGTATTACGGGGTGCTGGGATCAGGATGACTATAAGGGTgtttacagctgcccccagtgcagagagACCTTTACTCCTAGGCCTGCACTGGGGAAAAATacattgctggctgatgttgtgGAGAAGCTGACGAAGACAGAAGTCCAGTCTGATACCACGGCTCCTTCCAACACCGGACCAGACGATGTGGAGTGTGATTTCTGTACTGGGAGAAAACACAAAGCCATTAAGTCGTGTCTAACATGCCTGGTTTCATATTGTGAAGTTCACATCCAGCCTCACTATGAAGTGCCTCGCCTAAGCAAGCACAAGCTAGTGAATGCCTCCTCACGGCTACAAGAGAAGATCTGCTCACAACACGACAAGATCATTGAGGTGTTTTGTCGCACAGATGAGAAGCTGATCTGTATTCTCTGTTCAATGGACGACCACAACGGACACAAAACTGTCTCCGCTATAGCAGAACGAACTGAGAAGCAggttagctctctctctctctctttaatttaattgaatgagAGTGAGAATATTGATCAATCTGTATAAATTGTCAGTATTCTGTCAATACCCatctttgtatctgttgtaaaTGTTGCCTAAAGCTATTGGATATTTGCCTGTGTACATTTATCCACAGAAAAAGTTGTTGGAGATGAAGAGTGATAACCAGATGCAGATCCAGcagaaggagatggaggtggaggaggtgaagggggCTTTGAAGTCTCTGCAGGTGATCACTAATAAACATGACTGATGTAAACTGATGTTTGTTGTACCCAATTGTTGTAAGAATTGGGTTCTGTAGAATTGGTTTAATTTTTGAATTTCAgttttttacatttagttagTTTCTTTCCCTTCTTGTGCGTTTTAGGTCTGTGTTGCTCTGCACAGACATTTACAAGCATAGACACACATCTTTGCATGTCTATGggatattcatttttttaaacagtgatagaAAATTAGCTGATATGAGTGCTCCTGTCTTGTTAACAGGCCTCTGCACAAAAAGCTGATGAGGACACCGAGAGGATCTTCACTGAGCTGATCAGCTTCATGGAGAAAAAACGCTCTGAGGCGAAAGAGTCgatcagagctcaggagaaggcagaggtgagtcgagctgaaggactcctggagcagctggagctggagatcgCTAAGCTAAAGAACAGAGATGCTAAGATGGAGCAACTCCAGCCAGTTGAGGACCCCATTGATTTCCTTCAGGTAACACTACTAGCCCTCTGGTCACCTACAGAGAGTCTTGACTCGCCATAATTAGATGGGTTCTATCAAGACCCTCTCTTGTcatcatacagaaaagaccTTGAAGATGGGGCATCCAGACCTACTCTTTGTGATTTTACAGTCCCCTACGGAGTTAATGTGCAACAAAACACACCGGATGCAATGTTAAATTATTTCCTGTCTTGCCAATGGTATATGAAATTTCAAAATCTCATATTTTGTCCATAAATCAGTTATATGAACAATTTTCTGCAAATATTAGATGTTTATGGTGTGCATGCATCCATTTCTGGAaaatgttgggtgtgtgtgttttaggattCATAGTAAAACCCACAACCCTTCACCTATGAGACCAATGGTCTAGATAGCACCTTTTTATCTAGTCCTCACAGCCTATGATCTCTCTGTTTGATCCCCTGTAGAGTTTCCAGTCACACCTCACCTCTTCATCTGTGGCTGAGAACTTTCCCATGGTTACTTTTAAAACAACTTTCTCCTTCAACGAAGTGATGAAATCAGTGTCTCCATctctgaaagagaaaacaaaagagttTCACCAGGCAATACTTAAAGGTaggtttattttctttcaaaatgaaaatgtcacaGGCCAGTGATTCCTAGAAGCTAAGATGGGCTGAGCAGAATCTCAATAAGTGTCAggatcctgctctgtctgttttgtgtttgtctattttgtctagtgctgtcaaacgattaaaatatttaatcgcgattaatcgcatttatgtcatagttagctcaaaatgaatcgcgattaatcaaccaacattgccaaacagggcggtacaaaataaaattataaagtgcacatttcaggtaaacaaggactcagcctatagtgcagttaaaccatggcttaatattttctttttttcaagtctgctgggaacatagcagtcaggcctcttatttcagaaacaatgaaccgtaacagttaggttaccaataaaaggtaagcctactatctacttctttgctttcagccagctgcctgttgacattttcagacaacagtgaagctcgcttcttttgcacaacacaacttttaaaagttaactttccattcagaagctttttatcatccatttcgccgtatcgcgctcaccattcactcaaaccgtaacgttagcctacttcacagtttgcgaggccaaaaagaacgttaatcaaaaacaaaaacaaaaataaatcttgcgataaaaaaatgaacgccgttaaaatgggtttgcgttaacgccgttaataacacgtttaactgacagcactcaTTTTGTCATgtgcttcttgtgtgtgtttgttatgctaTGTGTTTCCCcgtgtttgtttattatttccATGTGCTCCTTTGTTGTCATTTGGAactccgcccccacctgccTTCCACCACATCCTGGTTTTTTCCTTCACCTACCACACCTGCCCCGTTAATCACCCGGTTTGTTTCCCtgattggtttctcctgtgtcttgttaattccccttgtttagttcacctgtgtctggttgtctagttccccctctggtatttaagttcagtctgttttgtgtttcttgttGGTTCAGAGTGGATACATTTCGAAATGCCTGCGTATCCATTTTCGTGTATACAACAGATTCGCACATTCTCTGACACGATGATGTCAAAACTTAACAAACTCCTCCCGGCCTCCAGCagttactgtgtgttgtgtgaggctGTGCCAAGCTTTCCGCTGGGCGGGCAATAAGGACATTGTGTTCCGAGATTgagtcatcttgtaacaaaggaaaagggctggaattgAGGTGTTttaggcagctgagaaaaggggtttctgtgggagagagttactccctctggtgtgtactttgggcttttgtaactttgcagactgtttacatgcacaaaaacctatagaacacactaaaggaaagagaaaaggtggaagagcataataggtcctctttaatgaACGGAAGAGGTGCCGACATATTAGGCCAAAAGGTTCAATagagacaaaaaaacattaagcGGAGGACAAGGAGCAGAAAACCATTCACACCAGGGACAGGCTCCTAAACAGCCAAGGTCACAAGGTCAGAGTGGAATACAATAAATACAGGCAAGATTAGTAACTTGAAATTAGTAAATTAGAAAAAGCTTGAATGTGGTGTGAGAATCTGAACAGataatggtgatgaggaacaggtgagGCATGACTATGACCAGCATCCTAGGAGTAGGTGACGGCAATATGGAGAAGTTTTCTGTTATTCAGACATCAGTCACACATAGCTTCCTCTGCTCCTTTCATAGTTACAGGCTTCCTGAAGGGGGACACGGTCAAACTGAAGACTCCTCAGACCGTCTATAAGTATTTCGAATGTAAAAATGGAATGTACGTGGGCACCAACCACAGTTATAACTTCACTGTCAGTGATGTGGCTGAGGTAACAGGTAAGACCCTTATGGATTTACACTCACTTTCATCACTTTCACTGCATTTACTGATGTAAATGATTCATGTGGATAATATAGCAAGAAATACATTAGCATTCCATTTCCATGAGAATTTGTAGAATAAGAAATGTATTACCAATCATATACAGAACTACTattgtgttaaataaatgacaaatggATTCTCTTAGGTTCTACAGAGCCCGATACCGTGACTGTTAACTTTCCTGAGTACCCTGATTGGAGTGGGAGTTCTTCTCTGCTGGAACTGGTATTCGTGATAAAGAAAGATCCATGATCATGATGAAGATTATTATGATCTCTTACATATTTACTTCCCCTGACGTTCATTTTGGACCGACCAAACAGCTGCAAAGGTCACATCTTGAAATCATTCTTGAATCGGTTTCTTCGTTCTTCTTTCTGCCTTTGTTAGCGTGTAACAATCTCCATATTATGATCTCACAATAGTGTAAGTCACTTTTGCTGTTTCACAGTAGAGTGGAATGTATTAACACAATGCAGCCTATATGTTAATGCAGCAATGCCTTTGTTTCTTGCTCATTAAGTTTAATCTATAGAAGACTTACGACTTGTTAATCAGTTAAAGACTTAAGTTgttcttcaaattaatttagcTGTCATGTATGGGTAAGTGCAAAGTAATGCACATTATATATCACAGTTTTATCAGTGCCGATGTTTGAGTATATTTCACCTTGAGGCTTtatgaataaacaaatgaatgcattaattaatgtttgtttatgttgtctttTACTAGTGTGTCATCAAGAAATGATAGAGgatcagatggagagacacGAGGGGGCTTTAGGGTCTACgctacagggtgtgtgtgtgtgtgtgtgtgtgtgtgtgtgtgtgtgtgtgtgtgtgtgtgtgtgtgcctgtgattgcgtgctgtgtgtgcatgtgtgtcagccTGAAACGGCTAAAGAGCGTCTCAGCCAACAGAAAGAGGATATTTTATATTAGTACCACCTAGACAAGGAATCATGAATTAGTGTGACTAGTCATCACGATCATGGCATGGACATGGTCCTTTCTCAGCGATGGAAGATAGCAATATGTTGGTCACAGGTCGTAGCAACAGTGATAGGAAATGCATGTGATTTGTTGGTTCGGTTCCCATCTGAAACA
This DNA window, taken from Clupea harengus unplaced genomic scaffold, Ch_v2.0.2, whole genome shotgun sequence, encodes the following:
- the LOC122129811 gene encoding E3 ubiquitin/ISG15 ligase TRIM25-like — translated: MCACVVGDMASASVFQDEFCCSICLDLLTDPVTVPCGHSFCLKCITGCWDQDDYKGVYSCPQCRETFTPRPALGKNTLLADVVEKLTKTEVQSDTTAPSNTGPDDVECDFCTGRKHKAIKSCLTCLVSYCEVHIQPHYEVPRLSKHKLVNASSRLQEKICSQHDKIIEVFCRTDEKLICILCSMDDHNGHKTVSAIAERTEKQKKLLEMKSDNQMQIQQKEMEVEEVKGALKSLQASAQKADEDTERIFTELISFMEKKRSEAKESIRAQEKAEVSRAEGLLEQLELEIAKLKNRDAKMEQLQPVEDPIDFLQVTLLALWSPTESLDSP